CAACTGAAGAACCTTCTCCTACTTCTGCTCTTCCATCTGTCTCGTCTCCTCCCTAGGAACCTACAACTGAAAATATTTCAGAGATAGCTGTACATTTAACAGAACCAACTGACGGTGCGATGGTCATATTTACTCAAGAAGAAAGGCAACAATTCCAGAAACTTCCAGAGCCATGTCTCCTAGAATTTCAGACACTGATGCCCTCTTTGAAGAACTTCAAACGGTTCAGTCGAACCTACTCAGTATGATGATTTCTATCTCTGCAATACAATCTACTCAGCTTGCACATACCTTGAAACTCAATTCAAATTTTGAGTTTACAACAGACAGACTGAATCAGCTAAACAAAAGTGTAACTGCTCTTTTTAACCAGACTGAAGAAATCAAAAAAGATAGATTGTCGACTGAATCGCACTTCCAGACTCAAGCACTAGTCGGCAGGCGATTTGACTTTCTTGAAGAAAAGTTCACTCAAAGGATTGACTTGCTGCAGAACATTATGATGACtgcagtatcagatattgcagtAGATGTCTGTATATTAACAAGGAAAGTTGATgtgcttgacaaaaagggggaaattatTAAAGAGACAAAATAAgacaaaagaaagaagaaaattgTATGAAgatcaactgatttcagttgaatggTTGAAGACTTGAAAATTCTGTATTAtttcattctttgtacgaatctttACATTATAaaagttattttatctacaatgataTTTAAGATTATTTCAAGTTCAGTTGACCAGTTCATACTttacaagttttgtcaaacacaaaaaaggggaaattgttggaaacttaatttcggtggtttgacaaactaagagaTTAAATCTATTGAACTAACTGATCACGAACTGACAGTTGTCTAACTGAAGATTATTGTGGGGGTTATTTAAAGGCAACTGAGACCAGCCGAACTGAATCTACTTAGTCAGCTGACtaatcagttggaaactgatcagttgagatgttAAGTTGTAAGGTTACCATCATTGATCATTCAgatgaacacgtcatcagttgaaaaggacattcaaccgacaatagTACAAAGCAAACTGCaagtagtagtggaacgccgcatttcagaactTGCAGTGTACGTATGTCAaaagaatattgacgtggcaaccaatggatataaagattcaaatattatttaatgttacGGCTGAAGAGAAGTCAATAAATAGGCGAGAATAGAAGTTGAGAAAACAACTCTTATCAACACGATTCATCTATTTTCGCAAGCTTGTTGTTACCCTGCTAAATTCTTTACTCTCATTTGAGATTCAGAAAGCTCACTCTTACcagatttatcagtagcatttGAGGCTATTTTGAGCATTTTAGCACATTTTTATTACTGTGAAACTTGATCCTAAAGATTTGTTGTGCTAAGTTTTCAATCGAGATAACTGAgttgtaaactaagagtttcagttttggcattgttaagtccaaactgaagtgggtctgtacaaattttgtattgatcaaagtcttttagtggaaatcctatcttcgtgacaGAAAAGGTGACGTAgaagtaattgaaatctccgaacatccagaaacaaacttTGTGCATCTTTTACAAGCTTTTCAGTTactatattctatctttcagtcacttATATTCCACACTTAACTGTTAACTGATTGTGATCGACTGACAAGATTTTGAGGATCAGTTTCTCATCAAACTGATTGTAACCTTCGAAAAAGAGTGAAAAACCgttagtgtttattcaacccccctcccttctaaacactccttatcctataaccgatcctatcatgttcattcataaaatatggATCATTTGATGATGCATTGAATAACCCTCCCTTGACTGTCCAAATGGTTATCGAGGAGAAAAgtatgtggttatgattgtatacTTTAATCCTTTGATAAAGATCAACATGGAGGCTCTAcacacactacaagaaaaatacaaataaaaaacactcatacgacaacggttttattaaaaccgttgtcttttttctaaaaaaaaaacccgcttatagacaacggttttttaaaaaccgttgtctttgatgtgtctacgacaacggtttttaaaaaccgttgtctatgagtgtttttttttttggctaaaacaaaagtttttaaaaaatgttgCCTAAGAGCAttttttgggctacaacaacGATTTTAACAACCGTTGTCTATAAGCGTTTTTTTTAGgctacaacggtttttaaaaaccgttgtctttcggattgttttttgggctacaacaacgttttttcaaaaaccgttgtctatataAGATTTTGTCAAAGGTCAAAGACAATGGTTTGTGTAAACCGTTGTATTTCAGATGGTTTTTtaactacgacaacggttttttaaaccATTGTCGTTTGTTGTGTTTCATTTGGttaacgacaacggtttttgaaaaaccttTGTTGtagtttctaattttttttaaaataatcggataatatttagcgacggttttcgaaAACTCGTCGCTACATTTGGCGACgggtttactaaaaccgtcactataatttgcgacggttttcgtaaaaccgtcgcaaatttaaattagcgacggtgcaTAAAACCGTCGTATTGTAAAATTCGTgactttttaaaaaaccgttgcttcttttagcgacggtttcaataaaaatgtcgctaattttaaattagagacgaaacaaccgtcgctaagttaATCTATGCGACTGCTATTTAAAAAgctgtcgctaatagcgacagttttactGCAGTCGTCTCTACTAGCGATGGctcgctaatagcgacagtttacACAAAAACTGTCGCAAAGTGTCTATATATATCCACATCCTTGGTCTTTTCTTCCCACACCAAAGTCTTCTCTCTTCCACGATTTTCATTTTCATTAGCGACGCAAAAcatattaaaaccgtcgctcattagcgacggaaatcatatataaactgtcgctatcagcgacggtttgtttTATAAACTCCGTCGCAAAATTAATTTTACAACCATTTTTCattgctacgacaacggtttttcaccgtagTCTTCagacgtctacgacaacggttttttaccGTTTTCTTTGAGCGCACTTTTTAACCACAAGGCCTTTAAGAACGGTTTTACAagagctacgacaacggtttttcaccgttgtctttgagcgtacCCTTTAACCATAggcctttaacaacggttttatttGACCTACGACaaatttttcaccgttgtcttttgccTTTTTTTTGTAGTGGTATTAGCACTGCACTTTGACTCATTTACTGACTCCATAGATGCTCATCAGGTGATAAAGTCGACTGTAGTTTCAAAATACGTAGGATCCAATACATTGCAGTCGAAGATTCACCGATCGCCTACGGGTGAAGATATCCCATGTGACTTGATAAGTTAATTGTGCAAATAATCTTTGACCACAGTAAgacatatatattttgaaaatgtgTTTCCTCAGTTCCACATACCATGTTACtgttattactcaaagatatatcacatcgttatcgaattcatttataACTCTTGATAtatcaatggttgcagattgGATCATAATATATGAATTGAAGAGACCGTACTGTATGAAAACCATAACTTAaagttcttgcagacactatcagttatacctagggaatcatgggacGATGCTACTAAACACTTTTACCACGATATGAATGGTGCGATCAGACTTGAattctgacattcttaatcaaaGTGTTGATAAAAAAATATGGATAATTAAGATAAGTCCGAATAAGAACAAATATTGTTCTCAATCACATGAAGTTGTGAACACACAGCTAGCTGTATCTTTGAACCATTGTTGGTCACACAAGTATTGGATATTGTGTTCTCGTTGAGATATTCAagttcaagaagttgaattaggGGACTATAGTTTGACGAAGATCAAACAGATTGCTTATAAATAGTTTAGAAGTTGATTCCATGTAATAGAAGATGTTGAATTTAGCGTAACATCTAATTAAGTGAGGAGAGTAGAACTATAAGTCTTAGTTAAATAATTCACAAAATTGACAGATACTAAAAATGGATCGGTAGAAAATTGTcattcaaaatttttatttttcataatcCGAACGATATTTGTTCCACCGCAAAATCGACGTTGTTTAATCGTCGATTGTTATCATAATGAGTTCACAATTctatttagtaaatttataagaaaattcataaGAAAATACAAGAAACACAATCTCCGTTTAAAATTCGTAATAGTTTGATAACCAATATTTAGaacacaaataaaaatattataaacatTCTATGAATATTGTTAAATCATATGACGTCCAAGAAACGTTTTGAACGTTGTTGCTCTCAACAAGTTATATGCCCGGTAGTTCAGAGGCCATAGTTTGATAATTGCAGGCACACAGGACAGTAGCGTCAATTCTTGCTATCCAACAAATCAATTTCATTAATTGCTCCAACTTGCAATCCGTAGGATGATATGAAATACTTGACTCCAAACTTAATACCAATTATTAAGATCGATTACTtgttattgtaaaaaaaaaaaccaccgTTTTAGATGACAACCCAAGATCTCAGGTTTTGATTGTTGTGAAACAAAATTGCCACAAGGTTTTCAGGCGGCGTTCTTGCATTTTTAAGCCTCTTATTACATAACAGAAGTGCCATAAGCTTCACTCTGTTGAGAGGGTGTGTCTAAGGAACAGACCTGAGATGTATTGTGCATCGGATAGAGGCTACTGTAGTTCGCATATTGCTCATGGAAACCAGGAATTTGCGTTTGATTAGGATAACTAACAGGTTTAAGAACAGGTCTCGGGCCAACCGCAGTTTGATTTGCCATGGGAGCTACCATCCTGGCTTGATAGATTTGTGGCAGCCTCGAGAAACGCATGAGATTGTGAATTTGAGGAATCGTTGCAGCTGGGCTGATTCCCATTCCTGCCCGGGACATGTAGTTTTGAATGCCTGGTATTACCATTTGTGCCATTTGACTCCCATCCACATAAACTGATAGAACATGTGATGAAACACAGCATATATTCTAAGTACCAAGGTGCACACCTTCAGCCAGTCAGTTTATTAAAGTAAAGTATACCTGAATTTGTGATTGAAGAGACTTCATGTACTCAATAACATCATCTAGCATCGATGCTTTATCCGACTGTACgagagaaaataaaattaaaacatgTATGGATTTAGCTCGTTGAATGTAGAAAACTCGTGTGTGTGCTGACATTTTTACCTTGTGAGAGTGAGGGATCAGCTCCTGCAAAACCCTCATCTTCTCGTTGATTCTGTCTCTCCGTCTCTGCACAAAAAACTCAGAAGTTAACAAAAATTTGATACATAACAACCAAATGAATGTATGCTTGAGATCCAAGAATTCGAACCCTCTCAGATAAGTTATGCACTTCAGCTACACGGCTTCTACGAGCAGTTCCAGATTTCTTAGATGACTTGTTTCGTGAACCCGACTCCAATTCAGTAGCCTACAAGAATGCTGTAACTGAGAAAAGGAAAAAGAAGACAATACTAAACAACGAGCTATTTGAAGGCTTAAAAGTGAGCATACATCGCTCAAGCAATCGGATAGCTCTGCATCCCTACTCTTCCTTTTGTGGCAATTGATTTCATTACCCTGATTGGTAGTTTTCCAGAAGCTACTACCTGATCCTCACGTAAGAGCTTGTTCGAGCGTCTCTATTTCCACGCATTCGTCGCTCACAGGACTTACTTTTTTAACATTATTTGCATCATCCACCTTATCGGACAAAGTTCTGCTACCAATCCCACAGCTAGATGCAACTTGATTGCTGCCACAGTGGCTCGACCCTATCGTCATAACGGACAACTCGTGAACATCCCCCAGTACCATATGAACAAATTCCTGTCTTTTGACAGGGCAAATCAAGATTACTGTATTTTATATCACCTGTGAGGATTTGATCTTGTTGGTTTGAGTTTAAGGTTTCAAAGCCTGGAGGTGACAATGAAATTGGACCAAACTCATGCTGCAGTGAACTTGGAAATTTGAAAAAGTTTTCACCTTCAAAGACCGGATTAGACGATGGAATCTCAGATAGAAAATCAGAACACAACTCCTCAAAAGATTCATCCATTGGGCAATGAATCCATGAAATTGCCTCTTCATCTTGAATCAAATCAGTCGAGGTCATGACAAATCGACTCTTGGTATCGTCATGCTTGTGAACTTTCTTAGACTTGTTGGAATCGTTGC
This region of Primulina eburnea isolate SZY01 chromosome 14, ASM2296580v1, whole genome shotgun sequence genomic DNA includes:
- the LOC140812700 gene encoding LOW QUALITY PROTEIN: transcription factor PHYTOCHROME INTERACTING FACTOR-LIKE 13-like (The sequence of the model RefSeq protein was modified relative to this genomic sequence to represent the inferred CDS: inserted 1 base in 1 codon; substituted 1 base at 1 genomic stop codon) gives rise to the protein MDISCLPEWNTDFEVELPILPSRRRQLGVDNELVELLWQNGEVVLQSQTHRKSSNDSNKSKKVHKHDDTKSRFVMTSTDLIQDEEAISWIHCPMDESFEELCSDFLSEIPSSNPVFEGENFFKFPSSLQHEFGPISLSPPGFETLNSNQQDQILTGSSHCGSNQVASSCGIGSRTLSDKVDDANNVKKVSPVSDECVEIETLEQALTXGSGSSFWKTTNQGNEINCHKRKSRDAELSDCLSDATELESGSRNKSSKKSGTARRSRVAEVHNLSERRRRDRINEKMRVLQELIPHSHKSDKASMLDDVIEYMKSLQSQIQFMWMGXQMAQMVIPGIQNYMSRAGMGISPAATIPQIHNLMRFSRLPQIYQARMVAPMANQTAVGPRPVLKPVSYPNQTQIPGFHEQYANYSSLYPMHNTSQVCSLDTPSQQSEAYGTSVM